The Tigriopus californicus strain San Diego chromosome 5, Tcal_SD_v2.1, whole genome shotgun sequence genome includes a region encoding these proteins:
- the LOC131880300 gene encoding differentially expressed in FDCP 8-like gives MMLTPAVKSKSMEVPISGSPELPDSPELNKEDKVKRIASDSDSSEGFDMTINHFKSNNLDDQKEVIEAIESCKRAILETTASTDSRKDMVQTLIKLRIRLHDLQIREAAPVQAFETQGHVFVSYDKSSNIPGMANSRKIYCQQCASNIWVYLQSSQHCRECGFSVHATCMDKIMRGCVAIKVKTQPDFILDICPEKSMPRIKYRCMECDGKLSWNNLSRRPRLCDYTGLWFCPTCHWNDTAITPARVVMDWDFEPRPVSQASKQYLFLMQNKPVLKVHEINSCLHAAIPELGVVQQLRNTIIVMKKYLTVCRLAGEQRLLLLLANRQHFVDDADHYSMTDLLEVNSGVLQPALEAVIEKFASHIKNCILCTAKSYHCELCDSDEKLFPFDDMSASCEKCNTVFHRDCFPTNTKCPKCKRISSRS, from the coding sequence ATGATGCTCACTCCTGCAGTTAAGTCAAAGAGTATGGAGGTGCCTATTTCCGGATCTCCGGAATTGCCAGATTCTCCAGAATTGAACAAAGAGGATAAGGTCAAACGTATTGCGTCGGATTCAGATTCCAGCGAAGGATTCGACATGACgatcaatcatttcaaaagcaacaatTTGGACGACCAAAAGGAGGTAATCGAGGCCATTGAAAGCTGTAAGAGAGCCATCCTGGAGACTACCGCGAGTACAGACAGCCGCAAGGACATGGTACAAACCTTAATCAAACTCCGTATCCGACTCCACGACCTCCAAATACGGGAAGCCGCCCCCGTACAAGCTTTTGAAACCCAAGGCCACGTGTTTGTCAGCTATGACAAAAGCAGCAATATTCCGGGGATGGCAAACAGTCGCAAGATCTACTGTCAACAATGCGCCTCAAACATATGGGTATATTTGCAATCCTCGCAGCATTGTCGCGAATGTGGCTTCTCGGTCCACGCCACATGCATGGACAAGATCATGCGAGGCTGTGTGGCCATTAAGGTCAAGACCCAGCCGGACTTTATCCTGGATATTTGTCCCGAGAAGAGCATGCCTCGAATCAAATACCGATGCATGGAATGCGACGGAAAGCTCTCTTGGAACAACTTGTCTCGGAGACCTCGCCTCTGCGACTACACCGGGTTGTGGTTCTGTCCCACTTGCCACTGGAACGATACGGCAATCACCCCCGCCCGTGTGGTCATGGATTGGGATTTCGAGCCTCGACCCGTGAGCCAAGCCTCGAAACAGTATCTCTTCCTGATGCAAAACAAGCCCGTGTTGAAGGTTCATGAGATCAACAGCTGCTTGCACGCGGCCATTCCGGAATTGGGCGTCGTTCAGCAATTGAGAAACACCATCATCGTCATGAAGAAGTACTTGACGGTGTGTCGTCTCGCCGGAGAGCAACGTTTGCTTCTGCTCTTGGCCAATCGTCAACACTTTGTGGATGACGCAGATCATTATTCCATGACTGATTTGTTGGAGGTCAATTCTGGAGTGCTTCAACCCGCTTTAGAGGCGGTCATCGAGAAATTCGCGTCGCATATCAAAAACTGCATCTTGTGCACGGCCAAGAGCTACCATTGCGAGTTGTGTGATAGCGACGAGAAACTATTTCCATTCGATGACATGAGCGCATCTTGCGAGAAATGCAACACTGTCTTCCATCGAGATTGCTTTCCCACTAATACGAAATGCCCGAAGTGCAAGCGGATTTCCTCTCGATCCTGA
- the LOC131880296 gene encoding solute carrier family 45 member 3-like isoform X2: protein MFEDKDHLKILLSNEILPRKVVASQTSWIKLIGINALVAGLEIASSLAFTFIPPLLLKIGYGETQMSIIFGIAPLLALLTVPSLGKFSDTCQSSWGRRRPLICAMSTLLVVGLISLAIAQSLLFQSTTKLLGMIVVAMSVVVVDYASQAAINPCESLMADYLHSSNDPDKGYLVYSSMLSLGSCIGYLLSALNWEEIGHFVGTVEQTAIVVVLVLFLICFGVTMVVAREQPYVPVKGMDLLSYSVISDSLSDNGYSSGDEDNVNFIMVQSPMGVTVNFEDAALFSGEDFGPKDSGSSRLCTLCVILHSHLCRFGFWICLPRSLGHLLKRVTDWPLKVIGMIRSSPGILQQIFWTDLFSWMAVMSHVMFCTDFVATVVFGGRANAELGTIEARRFDEGVRVGSLGLLLHSITAFLFAVFLQNQLTAVIGLRNTYIFGLLSFAFAMLFTVLFPNVTVLNVCAAISGIGFTVITSVPNTLITFYHAQANVYFKARSDGGGYGQDIAILDTAYYMSQIILSLVMGQLVEMSGLPHLYIIMASICGFVAAYSATKVVFCPSDMHKFNVK from the exons atgtttgaagacaAAGACCATTTGAAGATCCTTCTATCGAACGAAATCCTACCCAGGAAGGTCGTCGCAAGTCAGACCAGTTGGATCAAATTGATCGGAATCAATGCTCTGGTCGCAGGATTGGAAATCGCCTCATCCCTGGCCTTCACCTTTATTCCGCCATTGCTCCTCAAAATCGGTTATGGCGAGACGCAAATGTCCATCATCTTCGGCATTG CTCCGCTTCTGGCTTTGCTCACCGTTCCTTCACTCGGAAAATTCTCTGATACTTGCCAATCCAGTTGGGGGCGAAGAAGACCATTGATTTGTGCCATGTCCACTCTTCTAGTGGTTGGTCTAATTTCGCTGGCAATCGCTCAATCTTTGCTCTTCCAATCAACAACAAAGCTTTTGGG GATGATAGTGGTCGCCATGAGCGTGGTCGTTGTGGATTACGCCTCTCAGGCCGCCATCAACCCTTGCGAATCCCTCATGGCTGACTACCTACACTCATCAAATGATCCAGACAAAGGTTACCTCGTGTACAGTAGCATGCTGAGTCTGGGCTCGTGCATCGGTTACCTCCTGTCGGCCTTGAACTGGGAGGAAATCGGCCATTTCGTGGGCACGGTGGAGCAGACAGCCATCGTGGTGGTGTTAGTGCTCTTCCTCATTTGCTTTGGTGTAACCATGGTAGTGGCCCGAGAGCAGCCTTATGTGCCCGTGAAAGGCATGGACTTGCTTAGCTATTCAGTGATCTCAGATTCGCTCTCGGATAACGGGTACAGCTCGGGAGACGAGGACAACGTGAATTTCATTATGGTACAGTCGCCTATGGGTGTCACGGTCAACTTTGAGGATGCGGCACTCTTCTCGGGAGAGGACTTCGGACCCAAGGACTCGGGCTCGTCACGGCTTTGCACTCTGTGTGTCATTTTGCACTCGCATTTGTGTCGGTTCGGTTTCTGGATTTGCCTTCCCCGTTCGCTTGGGCACCTATTAAAACGC GTCACAGACTGGCCTTTGAAGGTGATTGGCATGATTCGATCATCTCCTGGCATTCTTCAACAAATCTTCTGGACAGATTTGTTTTCGTGGATGGCCGTCATGTCTCATGTCATGTTCTGTACCGATTTCGTGGCTACAGTCGTTTTTGGCGGCCGAGCAAATGCAGAATTGGGCACAATAGAAGCCAGACGTTTCGATGAAGGCGTCCGGGTTGGTTCGTTGGGGCTCCTGTTACATAGCATAACTG CGTttctttttgccgttttcttGCAAAATCAGCTCACCGCCGTGATTGGCCTTCGAAACACGtacatttttggccttttgagctTTGCATTCGCCATGCTCTTCACCGTACTCTTCCCAAATGTGACCGTGTTGAACGTTTGCGCCGCCATCTCCGGCATTGGCTTCACGGTCATCACTTCAGTGCCAAATACCCTCATCACGTTCTACCATGCTCAAGCCAATGTCTACTTCAAAGCTCGCAGTGATGGGGGCGGTTACGGGCAAGACATTGCCATTTTGGACACGGCTTACTACATGTCCCAAATCATCTTGTCCTTGGTGATGGGACAACTAGTCGAGATGTCCGGACTGCCCCATCTTTACATTATAATGGCCTCTATTTGCGGATTTGTCGCTGCCTATAGTGCTACCAAAGTTGTTTTCTGCCCCAGTGATATGCATAAGTTCAATGTTAAATGA
- the LOC131880296 gene encoding solute carrier family 45 member 3-like isoform X1, whose translation MGPTFRQRVTSDSYDIQSSLLSLLFSSRNFKAYLMFEDKDHLKILLSNEILPRKVVASQTSWIKLIGINALVAGLEIASSLAFTFIPPLLLKIGYGETQMSIIFGIAPLLALLTVPSLGKFSDTCQSSWGRRRPLICAMSTLLVVGLISLAIAQSLLFQSTTKLLGMIVVAMSVVVVDYASQAAINPCESLMADYLHSSNDPDKGYLVYSSMLSLGSCIGYLLSALNWEEIGHFVGTVEQTAIVVVLVLFLICFGVTMVVAREQPYVPVKGMDLLSYSVISDSLSDNGYSSGDEDNVNFIMVQSPMGVTVNFEDAALFSGEDFGPKDSGSSRLCTLCVILHSHLCRFGFWICLPRSLGHLLKRVTDWPLKVIGMIRSSPGILQQIFWTDLFSWMAVMSHVMFCTDFVATVVFGGRANAELGTIEARRFDEGVRVGSLGLLLHSITAFLFAVFLQNQLTAVIGLRNTYIFGLLSFAFAMLFTVLFPNVTVLNVCAAISGIGFTVITSVPNTLITFYHAQANVYFKARSDGGGYGQDIAILDTAYYMSQIILSLVMGQLVEMSGLPHLYIIMASICGFVAAYSATKVVFCPSDMHKFNVK comes from the exons ATGGGTCCCACTTTCCGTCAAAGAGTGACAAGTGATAGTTATGACATTCAGAGTTCATTGCTTTCACTTCTTTTCTCTTCAAGAAACTTCAAAGCCtatttaatgtttgaagacaAAGACCATTTGAAGATCCTTCTATCGAACGAAATCCTACCCAGGAAGGTCGTCGCAAGTCAGACCAGTTGGATCAAATTGATCGGAATCAATGCTCTGGTCGCAGGATTGGAAATCGCCTCATCCCTGGCCTTCACCTTTATTCCGCCATTGCTCCTCAAAATCGGTTATGGCGAGACGCAAATGTCCATCATCTTCGGCATTG CTCCGCTTCTGGCTTTGCTCACCGTTCCTTCACTCGGAAAATTCTCTGATACTTGCCAATCCAGTTGGGGGCGAAGAAGACCATTGATTTGTGCCATGTCCACTCTTCTAGTGGTTGGTCTAATTTCGCTGGCAATCGCTCAATCTTTGCTCTTCCAATCAACAACAAAGCTTTTGGG GATGATAGTGGTCGCCATGAGCGTGGTCGTTGTGGATTACGCCTCTCAGGCCGCCATCAACCCTTGCGAATCCCTCATGGCTGACTACCTACACTCATCAAATGATCCAGACAAAGGTTACCTCGTGTACAGTAGCATGCTGAGTCTGGGCTCGTGCATCGGTTACCTCCTGTCGGCCTTGAACTGGGAGGAAATCGGCCATTTCGTGGGCACGGTGGAGCAGACAGCCATCGTGGTGGTGTTAGTGCTCTTCCTCATTTGCTTTGGTGTAACCATGGTAGTGGCCCGAGAGCAGCCTTATGTGCCCGTGAAAGGCATGGACTTGCTTAGCTATTCAGTGATCTCAGATTCGCTCTCGGATAACGGGTACAGCTCGGGAGACGAGGACAACGTGAATTTCATTATGGTACAGTCGCCTATGGGTGTCACGGTCAACTTTGAGGATGCGGCACTCTTCTCGGGAGAGGACTTCGGACCCAAGGACTCGGGCTCGTCACGGCTTTGCACTCTGTGTGTCATTTTGCACTCGCATTTGTGTCGGTTCGGTTTCTGGATTTGCCTTCCCCGTTCGCTTGGGCACCTATTAAAACGC GTCACAGACTGGCCTTTGAAGGTGATTGGCATGATTCGATCATCTCCTGGCATTCTTCAACAAATCTTCTGGACAGATTTGTTTTCGTGGATGGCCGTCATGTCTCATGTCATGTTCTGTACCGATTTCGTGGCTACAGTCGTTTTTGGCGGCCGAGCAAATGCAGAATTGGGCACAATAGAAGCCAGACGTTTCGATGAAGGCGTCCGGGTTGGTTCGTTGGGGCTCCTGTTACATAGCATAACTG CGTttctttttgccgttttcttGCAAAATCAGCTCACCGCCGTGATTGGCCTTCGAAACACGtacatttttggccttttgagctTTGCATTCGCCATGCTCTTCACCGTACTCTTCCCAAATGTGACCGTGTTGAACGTTTGCGCCGCCATCTCCGGCATTGGCTTCACGGTCATCACTTCAGTGCCAAATACCCTCATCACGTTCTACCATGCTCAAGCCAATGTCTACTTCAAAGCTCGCAGTGATGGGGGCGGTTACGGGCAAGACATTGCCATTTTGGACACGGCTTACTACATGTCCCAAATCATCTTGTCCTTGGTGATGGGACAACTAGTCGAGATGTCCGGACTGCCCCATCTTTACATTATAATGGCCTCTATTTGCGGATTTGTCGCTGCCTATAGTGCTACCAAAGTTGTTTTCTGCCCCAGTGATATGCATAAGTTCAATGTTAAATGA